The genomic region GGACAGACGGGCAGCGACAACCCATGGTACAACATGTACAAAGTCCTTCTGATCATCTGGTTCATGTTCGGACTGGGATACCTAGTGATGATCCTGGGCTTCATAGCTCGCGCCATGCAGTCGAAGAAGATCGCCCGCTTGGAGCAGGCGGTCACTCAGACCCTCAAGCAGACCCACAACAAAATATGGAAGGAGTTCACGCATGAGGTCACCGTTGTCAGGAGAGCGCTCAACGAAATGTATCTGCTCAAAGTCAAGGTACCAACTAATAtagttaataaataatagttaacaGTTGATAGTGAATAGTTAACTAGCCGGCAGGCTCACTCCGCATGCCTTATCCGTTAAGCAACCCCAGCTGGATCATGAAATAGAATCAGCattctcacttcgctcgcctgcatttttcatttcagtttACTTCCTTCCGTAAAAATGTCAAAGGAGACTTTCAGGCTCGATTCAATGTCAAAAGAGACTTTTAGGCTTGATTCAATCACCAAGTTTCTTTGAATTAGGCTATGTAGTGCAGGGTTGcaaaaatcttcatttttatcagaattaataaatatacttagttatttctcaattagagttaggatattatgagaattactGTACTTCtatgaaatttgaaacaggaatggAGAACTTAACAAACATCCATATTCAACCCTATCGAATCGTCTTTTTTTCATTAggactactcttgaatataaataaaaattataaattcaagtacccttttatcaagaagatggattgaagaaaaattagaattgcTATTATCAAGACTTGATAAAGTCATTATATAGccaaaacatgtcgtgattgaacaattttagaAGGGTACATagatttctaaattttatttatatctaaCCCTATCAAGTATGAATTTGCTGCGAAATGTATAAACATGTAttgaaaaacttgagaaaataaACCTTTTAAAAAAACGCTGAGGAACGGTTAAAAACGCTGTAATAGCGCCTATAttgggcgtatttttggcgTTATTTTGAAGTCCTCTCAagacaaaatttttagaccctagctgaacttctgtaccaagtttgaacatactttttgaatagaatagaatatattttatttcgcCCAAAATACAAGATACATGAAACAAAATGTAAACTATAATAAATACTTTGGCATAGTCAGCAAAGTCAGACTTGTGCGCTGGCTGTGATTTCGTGAAGAGGACAGTACCAAGTAAAAGAATactgaaacatgaaaaaacaGCAAGAAGACAAGATGAATGAAAAAGTAGCCTACTAATAGTAATTCTAAtgaataatacaatgataatgaaaaaatatgaagtaATTTCAAGTCAACATTATATCCACTAGGTGGAaaccaaaaacaattcaaatacaAGTACTATTCTaaatgaaaatgatattttttaacaTTGGAACAtggatttattgatttatattgtttaatgcTTTTGAATTTGTTCAGCCAGTGTACAGGGACGGCGAGGTAGGACCTCTTCAGGGCAGTAAGCGTCTCTCCCGCTCCGCACCACAGCTCACCGAATGGCCGGTGCTCCGCCGTCGCGAATCCGCTCCCGCTATCGGCGACGAACTGGAGGCCGACGAAGACCTGGAGGCCGCATTCCGTGCGAAACGCCTACAGCGACGGCAGGCGTTCTCCGAGAATGTGCTGAAGGTAGATTCATTGGTTTGCATAAAAGTTGAAATTTGAGGAACCctgttttcaactttattttatttctcacatgTTTCGACTAAACGCCAGCGATATCGGGCGTTTTTCTTACGACAACcatagagtatagaatgtaaattctatagtacagtataatatataatataaattacattttatacTCTCTGGTGACAACCCAATtcgccaatcggagagcttcctatATTACCGACGCTAATAACGCCGTCTGAAAACTCCTGAAAAAACGCATAAGATGTTCtggtcattttcattttctggTCTTCGTTAGTGAACACAATAAATATTTGGTATCAAccaaataatatcatttattaatttcatcagaatgtttctaaaaatttgtaatttttttgtctgTTCCGTTTCCTTTGCATCCTGATTTCTGAGGTGGTTTGGGTGCGTTCTAGACagaataattaaacaataaataccaatcaattgcTTTGAAACTTTGAGAATTTTTCTCACCAAGCGAATGATCTATTTACAGTATAACTTGGTTATTCCGGATCAGCCATCATGGATATGAAGATAtagtcatttttatttatagctCTCGCTAAACTATAAGTAGCTTACATTGTGAAAACCTCGGATTTATCAACAGTGATTGATTACCTCTTAATTAACACCTCTTATAATTACGTCAAGAAAATTGGCCCGAGAACAGCTCATTGCAACATAAATTCTaaacagattgattgattgattgattgattgagtactttatttatgtagattacaatatatactgtcttatacacttatatacaatagcttacaatacagcaaaattatagatgaatttacatgatatagactaagaaaataattattgaactgtatatgatatgaaaaagcaatttgtaatataattactatagataataattatattgttatgcatctacataaattggcggagctttagacatatcaatgtccattcttcggaaagaatattaaaaatatcctccccactaactctctaccaaaaagacAGAGAATTACAGACTTTTTTtgtacaacaataattattgaagttacaTACTGGTTATTTCTTAGCTAATTCTATATAAGACTTGATCATTTAGTACCTTCTTGAGGCCACCACagaatgataaaattataaatttggatAAAATGTTGGCCACAGTTTTCCGCCATTATTATATCTGTAACAATACATCTCAAGACCAAACTTTACTGGACCATTAAGTGTGCACTATCACGTTGATAACACCCATTTTGAGAATTGGAATGACAGACCAATCACAAGCAAGCCCCATATTTTGATACCTACTAAGGTACGCCTTGAAGCTCCCCCTTCTCACTCCTGATTGGTCGACACTTCCAAGTGACTGTTTTCGGAATCGGCCACTAGATAGCACCACGTGCTGggtcaatattattgaattacaacataataattttttttgttgaaatcaAATTCTTCTAGACTAGACCAGCATTTAAGAAACTTACAGTTCatgtgaattatttttcaaaactggagaagaagacaaaagaagaagaagaagaagaagaagaagaagaagaagaagaagaagaagaagaagaagaagaagaagaagaagaagaagaagaagaagaagaaaacgaggaagaggaagatgaagatttTACTCTAATAGGTACCCAATAAATGCTTTCACTACAgttcttccttttcttcctcttcttcttcttcttcttcttcttcttcttcttcttcttcttcttcttctccttttttcctactctttttttttcattcttcttcttcttcttctccattttcttcttcctcttctccttcctattctcctttttcttcttctcctgtcttcttccatcacttctttttcttttcgtccttcttctactttttcctttccttttttcCACTGcacttctactttttcttcttctttatcttcccATTTTCCAGCCTTCTTTATTCTGTCCTTCTTCATGTTCTTCAGcgcagaaaagaaaaacaatacTTTGTTCATTATGTGTTTTACTTTATTTTATTGCAGGCCGATTTTACGTTGTTCAATTTATCTAATTGCAGGCCCGACCGCAACGGACCGCGTCGGACGGCGACTTGACGCTGATTGACCGCACGGCTACCTTCCGGTCAACGACGCCCGTTGAGCCTGGCCTCCTATTGGCCCGCATTGTCGACGCCATAGGAACGCCTCTGCCCGCTCGCGGTCACGATTCGGGTTCTGAGTCGGGATCCGACGATTATAGACCGCCAAAGGTATgtgttgaagaaataataacaCTAATAATGATGAAACTAATAACAgtagaaatcatgcagggtttcgATTATTGGCCGCCAAAGTTATgtgttgaagaaataataacaCTAAATAATGACTCATAACAGTGAAATCATGCAAGGTTTCCTTTGCagggcgctggagaacacaTTTAAGCCTGGTTCttactagtagagttagtggtagagttccctgggcaagtactaactatcttgtgaactcaaccaatgaaaacgttcatggtagaatACTAGTTTTTAGTGGAGTAGAGTGGTGCTATCACCGTgggataataccatagagaaacaatagcgtaagtagatatcccatggtatagggcgtttatgtcgcaacttttactgttatctcaagccgattactgtcgattattgtcgatttttactgttttgaccaggtaagagtgtatgaacggcacactatgagagattaccagtgtcacacagctccacgggaaagaattacatgaactatcggcttgagataacagtaaaagttgcgacataaacgccctataccatgggatatctacttatgctattgtttctctatgataatactctaccacttgccagcgatataatattgataacattattttgcctttataatattatttttaatatgctaTTGATTTAAAATCCCTGCCAtctttcttcaaatttgaaaaaaacatattCATTACATGGTTTTATTTGCAGTACAACGTTTACGGAGATGGCATCAACATGTTCAGTGACTCAGACATCCTGGCGAGCGAGTGGGGTGGAGGGGGTGATGACAGCCGAGACAGGAGTCGAACCCAAAGCGAGGGTCTCTCCCCCCCTCCCTACCATTACCACAGTGACTACGACGAGCAGAGAACGTGGTCTGGAAATGAGTACAACCACTACAAGAACAAGTCAGTTCAATCATACAGAAAACGTAGCATTAATAaagtatttgaatttattcatttatcgatacaattacaatgataaaataataataaattcatttctcAACAAAAGAACAGGACAATATTGGAAATCTTATAAGGGTTGGTtaccaagctcgggatttagctaagttcaagattttaaaaagctggagtcagaaaattggctttccaaaacggggcgttaTCCAGTTATCCTCCTTTGATAAATACAACCCTTAACCTTTTTCCTGGTGTGGAGTACTTTTTTTATCAATGTGTATATTTTCTCTTccacataataattatactccAGATAAAATATAATGACTGCCTTCATTTTCCCTAGAGAACAAAGTTAGGGTGCAGTCGGCTCTCTCTGTTACTTTAATTTACTTTACTTGTTCGTCTTATGAAACTGTATCTAAGGAGCAAcgctcccgcagtatatgacacttCAAAGTGTAAACTAATATATTAGTTATGAGGATACTGTTTTCTAAGGGtaagaatattgataaaatctgaaaatttcGATATTTTTTTGCAGTCTGAGCCACAACCCAATGCCGAGCAAAGAAGGCGTCTGGTCGCAATCGGATCAGCTGTTGGGGCCGGCCTCACGCCGCGGCGGTCTGCGCCGAATGTCAATGGCCGCCATCAACTTCTTCACACCGGCCGCCAAATGGGTCAAGCGCAGTTCGCTCCAAAAGTCAAATCCTGACGAACTCAATCTGCACAATCAGCTGAATCAGCAAAATCAGCAGAAATCAAATGCTGAAGGACTCAATCAGCTGAATCAGCAGGGCGGTAAGCCAACGCGCGAGCGGAAGACAAGCAGTCATGGGGTCGGAAAAGTGAGAGGGAGACACACTGGTATCAACCGACATGCGTCAGATGGATATCTCAAGAAACACAGGTACGCTTAAATTTGACACTACCTATTAATTCAAAGTTCACTCCATAGTCATAATTTTATTGGTTGAGTAAGATGCATTGTGTTTTCAGATGAAATGCTGCAACAAAGGCGATTAATATTTGATTTCCACTAGGACAGAATTATGGTTGAAAATGAACACTATAATATGGtacaaatatataatattttaataaaattcaatgttGAAAACTCCATACAAATATTTAGTCACCTACAAAAGCAAGCTTAACTATATTCGAAAGCTTCATTTAGAAGCTAAGACTGAAAATTTTTGGAGCAAAATGCAAACTATCAGCATTGGTTCAATAGGTTCACTCCACAGTCAGCACTGGTTGCATGGAATGCTTTGTATTTTTAGATGAGAAGCTGCACCAAAGGTGATTGATATTAGATTTTCACTACGACTGAAATAAGTTCGAGAATTATCAAAGACAATGTAACAAAATGTTGAAACTCCCATACAAATATCCAGTCACCTATCAAAGCAAGCTCAACTATTTCAAAGCTTTCATTTATTTACGAAGGCAACTTTCTAGAAGAttagtattttaagcctagttCTGTTGATGAGGGAATAAATGGTAATAGAAATGTTTCTATTTACGATGATTTTATGAGTGGGGAGAAGATATTGAAAGCAAAGATTGAACATTTCTTGAAGCAAAATGCATCTAGTTCCACGATGCCGTTAGCATTGTATATGCCGTACAACATTTTATTAATGTAATCACTAAATTAATTGGCTTTATCACTGTACATATCAAATGACTcgttatttttgtttaatttgtgTGAAAAACCTAGTGTAGCGTAGCTAGAAATACCTCTTTGGAAGACGTACGGTAGCCGTCCTATTTCCCAATGTTACATCAACTCTACGCTGGTGTGAAATGGAAAGGACAGATTGATTTACATTAGGAGATACGTTGGATTCTTCCTTGGAAAACGTATTTCTAGCTAAGCCATTATTGGTGAGGAAAGACCTTAACATTAgactaaattgaattgaattcaactAATTTAAATTGTTATTGTTCTGCCGCATTAAGGATCGAGAAAGGTGAGTTTCTgttacaatcaataattatttgaattgcaATAGAATAGTGTTTGTGAGCCTTGGGACTAAAGTGTAACCCCCCTCTAAAGTGTATGAAaacaattatttcttcaatgttgttttccatcacgaactgcttattattaaatttatttatttatttattcaaggtgatacacatactataattaggaaagaaaaaacaggcaattgcccaaaacttcttcagttcctggattttcacatattaaaaatagtccaaacaattaggttaagttcaaattttgatttctgCCAAAGTTTCCGCACCATCCGAGGAAGATAACacagatataaaattgattttgaatttcacaatgttgatataaagccgaaaaacaataatcaatcctaaattcaattaaattaattgaaataaattaaaaaatttgaagacaaaaattagactaaattgaaaataggtcacTAAATTAAATCACATTTTggtattagaaaaaacgacaagcagtcagatattttacaataaatgaattaatcccTCACtatgacaacgagatctttcggcaggtccgccagcTTCTTGGTTGtagccgaaagatctcgttgtcacagtgagtgattaattcatttattgtaaaatatctgactgctagtcgttttttctaatactAAAAAgtgaacaattattttttacaaataatattgctCCAAAATAATTGGAAGCCATGGAAATAGGTCAGACATCTTCGTACACTCTCTATTGTACACGATAAAATAGAACTAgaaatcaaatttcattattgCAAGACTCAGTTAACAgcttcaataatttgaatttacatcCACAACTTATTTTTTATCAGTTGCTCTCTACAAGACAATGGCAACCATCGCAACCGATAAACTAAAAACTTTATTtcatagtccaggcaacgaagaCAAAAAAATGTCAAATAGGGGAAATAATTCATGTATGAGTCAAAATTGGTACAGTTGTAGGGGAAGGCTCCTTGAACAACATACTAAAAACATACCGAAAAAATGCACCTTCATAGCTCCCTCCCCTCCCCTTAGTACTTTTTGTATGTTGATCACTTTACTGTTGAGCACTTTAAGTATTTAGATCAGTACTTTTAGTATGTTGTTTAAGAAACCTTCCCCTACAACTGTTCCAATTTTGGcttataaatgaattatttcccttcttcgttgcctggactatcaACACTGATTTCATTTTTACTCATCAGGTTCTCTCTACAAGATAACGGTAAACTCCACAACCAATAGACTGAAAACTTTATTTCAATACTGCTTTCATATTTTCTGTCAGGTTCTCTCTACAAGACAATAGTAACCTTCACAACCGTGCTGAAGAAGATCATCAGCTAGACGACTCCGTCAACTACCTGTCCTACACGACGGGACGGCGTCCCAGTCTGCTGGCGGCCCTGGCGCGGGAAATGGGACCGAAACGGGACAGCGCGGTTAGCATCAGTCCTAACATCAGTGCAAGCATCAGTCCCGTACTGGAGCAGACCAGTGTCGCCGACTTCATCCGAGTTCTGTCGACTCTACACGATCAGCAGGACGCTCAAGGTCATCTGGAGCGTCAAGGTCATCACGATCACAAAGGTCATTACGATCACAGTCTGACCATCTGTAACGGCGAGTCGACGTCGCGGCGGCGTTTATTCAGATCGACGTCGACGCTTGATACTTATCAGCGGGTGAGTGTTTAATTTAACATGCATTTTAGAACTAGTTGCACAAaatctgttgaattttaacctggattaaatgccacgagaataaatgataataataatacgggggtgatgcccacataagctcttagacTTGTAcatgggtaatgagtgagagggatgatgatgagagatgacgactactttttaggtaatcGGGACCGACgtcttatcgtctcctccgaaagacgttACCAGACTtctcaaaaaagccttctctgattggttctcgtgaaattaaccacggttaaaatttagccggcttttgtgcaaccgggccgtAGCCGATTTATCTTCAAATATTGAAAGCTAGACCACACTGATGTGAACGGGAAAGATTCGTAGCTTAGATTtaacattgggagataggacGTATTTTAACGTAGctaagagccggtttccgagctcggaatttagctTAAGTTCTAGACTAATGGACAGTAGaggtcagaaaattggctttccgaaacggggcatagtcctagtttctatgataatctttattttctcatttctataattactGGAAACGTTTCCCTTGATGacaaaacattcctaaataattcaaaatagctgaaacctTACAccattttctcttttattttattttgtgctcaattttctagtttattgacatttaattcaaatgtggactgcgactacgccccgttttggaaagccaattttctgactccagctgtttaaagtctagatcTTAGCtgaattccgagctcggaaaccggctctaagGCCCGCCGAAAAGTAGACTCACGTTAATCCACgctgtgggatgttttgtaaaccattgctgggcttctccagacatctgtgtaatgcatgcaatgaataatccacttgtcagctgattgattatgaataattctatagcaatggtttacaagacatcccacggcgtgggttgcttttcgtggattagcgtgggtctactttgcggcgggcctaaatgTGAAGAGACCTTCTGGTTTTCACGAATTCTGTGGAATGATAAAGAAACAGCTGAATGATTTTGACGACATGGAAGATTTTGAAAGAGATCATCTCGTTATGAGATCAAAACCGAAACCGAACCGAGCGTGTATGGAATACTTTGTTTGCttcattcttatttaaaatgtgcattatattttattcataaataatgttttttatgattgaataatgGATAGatactacagatggaaattactgagatatttcatttattcaaatgctaatgaattaatgataattattaaacgataattcaaattaaatgctgtaattcccctcgaagacttctgctactggtACTTCTCGCTGGCCGGTATGaattcgtataaaatgagcgctgctatccagagattgccAGTTTGGTgtgagggtaagcattcctgaccggcaattaggaggtactgggttcgattcctgggctgacaaataatatttatgaatagtagcgctcatcgaatttccatctagctgtttaccctgttgtcaatatttgcagtagcagaagtcttcgaggggaattacagcatttaatttggatagaTACCTATTGATGAATTGAATGACTGTCCACAGGCGGAAGCAGTCAACCCATCCCTGGTAACATCGGACGCAGCTTTCACTCCCTCACCCGCAGCCACCGACATCAGACGGCGACGCTTCTCATTCGTGCCAACCCTGTCCAGCTTCTCCACCAATGACAAACAACCTCTCAAGAAACCATCAACGGAGGGCCTCTTCCAACGACACAGGTCCCGATCACAGTCTGTCTCCCCGGTCGACTCGAGTTTGTCCCTTGCCGCTCCCGTGGACCGTCGAATCAGGAGATTATCATCAGGGGGAACGAAAGACAGGTCCTTCCTGGGCCGCAGGAGTTTCAGTGTGATGACGTCACCTAGGGgtgctcctcctccaccactccTCAAGACGCTCACCCCTCCCAGGTTGGTCGTGACGTCGCCTGAAGGTCATGAAGAAGCCACTGAACATTCGCGGTTCACCGTTTCACAAGCGGAGTCTAGTGTTTCAATACAACAGCATGAAGATGCCTCACAATCACAGACCAGTGTAGCATGGCAGGCTTCCAAAGATGCGTCAACTGATGACAGAGACAGTTCAAACGATAAGAAGGACAGTTTAACTGATGTTGTCGTGGTCAAGTTATGACGAAGGCTGTGATATTATTTACGagatatagtgaggtgcacgatAGCAGTTTTTGATTAGCTCTGgtgttgctatagtgaggtccacgttataatggcagtgtttgattaccaatggtattgctatccttgtctatcattcaacaaaggggATAgggctatccttctctagctccgctACGTAGCCAGGAcgtctctttctcgctttgctctgttgccagatcgtcttttaacgatatagaatcctatactattaaacgagcaatttccgtttatatgtttatatatatctgtatgtgaccaaatctcgaaaacggctctaaatttgaaagaaagtaggtttatgatataaaaattcgattgcactaggtctcaaccctgggataactcgctgaaggacattagaaggataaatacgttcttggaaaaacagctggaaattttgtcgtctgttgatgatggaagagAGTGAGCGAATGAATCTCTGTggaactgagacaaaattatgactcagctgttgaacttttgtaatcattcaatcagtgccggttgtacaagagccggtttaattttaatcctgattgattccagtagaaccaatcttataagctatctttttgaaaaatggtcttctctgatttggattaaaattgaacatgcttatgtgagagaaatttttgcattcttctgggaattaatctcaatccactgtgattagatagaacgtTTTTGTATGAACTACAGGCtacatatattataatttcttctttcgtgataaatttcatatgcttttgtactccgagcggagctcggtgccccgataccgtatttaataataattattttattttattaagcaagaaatcatatttttcaataatttcataatgaattttcattcattatattgataatttcaaaggagaatgaacagttaatgttacatcaataaacctgtatcagctaccgtctgtagaaggcattgacaagacagaggatcggcaacgttttcctcctatcttcctctactgccatataacgtggacctcactatagactacttgtctaacattcgacaaagcaaatagcgctatcctgtTCTACCTCTGCAACGAGCCACATCGTTTTGTGACAATGTAGAATTacctaataaaaaaatgtatcatctaatcattgaaaaatatctttGTCCTCgacgaataaaaatataattggtcATTTCAAACcaaaatgaacagttgatattacaatagattCATCGGTAtgagctatcttctatagaaggcagtggcaaggcagagaatcggcaacactatCCTTTCTTCCTCCACtgtataacttggacctcattatagctATGTTAGCTATATTACGGAGTTAGTTGTATGTAGTTAGCTACGGAGTGGATTGATGATTTTGTAACAATATTGTACAATCAAATTTAGCAATAACTTCTGACCTCATCAAACTGTGCATTACTATGATTGTATACTACTTGTATAGTAGGTAGGcttgaaacataataataaaagcTATCAAGTACCGCTTTATTTTCACCTATTCCGCTTCATTACCTTCATTAGTGTCTACTCTCGTTTCTGGAAGGAACTATAGCTGGTAGCGAGCGCCTACCTACCTATTACTTTGCACCTTACATCTCATACTTGTATTCTCTACAATTGAATCTAAATCAGTGATCTAATACTTGTAATTGAGGGCGTTGAAATCAAAAGT from Nilaparvata lugens isolate BPH chromosome 11, ASM1435652v1, whole genome shotgun sequence harbors:
- the LOC111049331 gene encoding LOW QUALITY PROTEIN: open rectifier potassium channel protein 1 (The sequence of the model RefSeq protein was modified relative to this genomic sequence to represent the inferred CDS: inserted 1 base in 1 codon), coding for MSLSGKMSKKQWFLLWLIFISYLFLGATVFYYLERKLELERRHIVRGEQEEIEDLLRMNYAADAPQEQEQILLRLTEYCGKPFSTKQRDSNATATAVGDRNATDATCGDDSDDTCEDEKPIRWTFYNSFFFALTTLSTIGYGNLSPTSMEGRLLVICYSLIGIPLNGIVLSQLGECFGSTFMRVHHRYKTHRFETKLSLIMDIIMYLIPGVVFFIFIPSGXFVYFEGWTFDESIYYAFVTLTTIGYGDFVAGQTGSDNPWYNMYKVLLIIWFMFGLGYLVMILGFIARAMQSKKIARLEQAVTQTLKQTHNKIWKEFTHEVTVVRRALNEMYLLKVKPVYRDGEVGPLQGSKRLSRSAPQLTEWPVLRRRESAPAIGDELEADEDLEAAFRAKRLQRRQAFSENVLKARPQRTASDGDLTLIDRTATFRSTTPVEPGLLLARIVDAIGTPLPARGHDSGSESGSDDYRPPKYNVYGDGINMFSDSDILASEWGGGGDDSRDRSRTQSEGLSPPPYHYHSDYDEQRTWSGNEYNHYKNNLSHNPMPSKEGVWSQSDQLLGPASRRGGLRRMSMAAINFFTPAAKWVKRSSLQKSNPDELNLHNQLNQQNQQKSNAEGLNQLNQQGGKPTRERKTSSHGVGKVRGRHTGINRHASDGYLKKHRFSLQDNSNLHNRAEEDHQLDDSVNYLSYTTGRRPSLLAALAREMGPKRDSAVSISPNISASISPVLEQTSVADFIRVLSTLHDQQDAQGHLERQGHHDHKGHYDHSLTICNGESTSRRRLFRSTSTLDTYQRAEAVNPSLVTSDAAFTPSPAATDIRRRRFSFVPTLSSFSTNDKQPLKKPSTEGLFQRHRSRSQSVSPVDSSLSLAAPVDRRIRRLSSGGTKDRSFLGRRSFSVMTSPRGAPPPPLLKTLTPPRLVVTSPEGHEEATEHSRFTVSQAESSVSIQQHEDASQSQTSVAWQASKDASTDDRDSSNDKKDSLTDVVVVKL